One stretch of Theropithecus gelada isolate Dixy chromosome 12, Tgel_1.0, whole genome shotgun sequence DNA includes these proteins:
- the KCNE4 gene encoding LOW QUALITY PROTEIN: potassium voltage-gated channel subfamily E member 4 (The sequence of the model RefSeq protein was modified relative to this genomic sequence to represent the inferred CDS: substituted 1 base at 1 genomic stop codon) gives MHFLTIYPNCSGXVVRAQSRTEQKSPLGLDDLGIQNLGQTVSLAPAVQAASMLKMEPLNSTHPGTAASSSPLESRAPGGGNGNGNEYFYILVVMSFYGIFLIGIMLGYMKSKRREKKSSLLLLYKDEERLWGEAMKPLPVVSGLRSVQVPLMLNMLQESVAPALSCTLCSMEGDSVSSESSSPDVHLTIQEEGADDELEETSETPLNESSEGSSENIHQNS, from the exons ATGCACTTCTTGACTATATATCCCAACTGCAGCGGCTGAGTTGTCAGAGCTCAGAGCCGGACAGAGCAGAAGAGCCCTCTTGGACTGGACGATCTGGGAATTCAAAACTTGGGACAAACTGTCAGCCTTG cccctgctgtGCAGGCAGCCTCAATGCTGAAGATGGAGCCTCTGAACAGCACGCACCCCGGCACCGCAGCCTCCAGCAGCCCCCTGGAGTCCCGTGCGCCCGGCGGCGGCAACGGCAACGGCAACGAGTACTTCTACATTCTGGTTGTCATGTCCTTCTATGGCATTTTCTTGATCGGAATCATGCTGGGCTACATGAAATCCAAGAGGCGAGAGAAGAAGTCCAGCCTCCTGCTGCTGTACAAAGACGAGGAGCGGCTCTGGGGGGAGGCCATGAAGCCGCTGCCCGTGGTGTCAGGCCTGAGGTCGGTGCAGGTGCCCCTGATGCTGAACATGCTGCAGGAGAGCGTGGCGCCCGCACTGTCCTGCACCCTCTGCTCCATGGAAGGGGACAGCGTGAGCTCCGAGTCCTCCTCCCCGGACGTGCACCTCACCATTCAGGAGGAGGGGGCAGACGATGAGCTGGAGGAGACCTCGGAGACGCCCCTCAACGAAAGCAGCGAAGGGTCCTCGGAGAACATCCATCAGAATTCCTAG